A region of the Propionispora hippei DSM 15287 genome:
GACCGGAGGCTGGTTGAGCAAATTTATAAAATCAATAGCCGGGAAGAAATCCGTGTAATTCAACGATTGCCCGATGCCCTGCCGGCGGCTGATGCGGCAGGGGAGGCAAGCGGGCAGGCAGATACATCTGCGGTCAAAGCCAAAGTGAACCGGGTCACCGTGACCCGTGACGGCTATGAGGTCGTAGTGGAGGGTCGGCAAAAAACAGCGGAACTGAAAAAGTTGGCAGATTCGCTGGTAATCAGGGAAGATATGCCCTAGGCAACCACTGATTAAATGAACCTGTCGGCTTGGCGAGAGATTTTTTCGTCTGGCAAGGAAGTAAAACCGCAGGAATAGCGGCCCCTGTTTCAAGGTTTTGCTGACGCAGCCAGGCGGAAAAGGATCCGTCAGGACGTACAGTGTGAATTAATCAGTGGTTACCTAGAACAGGCGATAAGGCTCCGGCTTTCCGGCAGCCTTATCGCAATAATTTATAGAATTTTTTTTATAAGCAGGGTACCCCGTTACTTTTTATGGCGCCAGTCGTTTTATTCTATGAAGACAACAACGAAAGGCTAACCGGTTCGGTTAGACATACAGGGAGGTAAGGATATGTTAAAAAAAATGATTTTAGTGTTGGCAGCGAGTTTATTGCTGGCTGTGCCGGCATTCGCCAGTGAGGCAGCGAAAACGGTGGTTCAGGTAAGCGGTACCAGTCAGCAGGAAGTGACGCCGGATACGGCCCGGATCAGTCTGGTGGTAAATTCCATTCAGGATAATATAGAAAAGGCAAAAGCCGACAATGTCCGGCAGATGAATAAAGTGCTGGCTGCTCTGCGGGAGCAGGGAATCGGCAGCGAACAGATTAAAACAGATACATATCAGATTAATCCGTTATACAATTATGAGAAGGATAAGCTGCCGGTTTTAAAAGGCTATCAGGTGACACAGCGACTGGAGGTTCGTACCGCTATTGAGCAGGCGGGGACTATCGTTAATGAAGTTACGCAGGCCGGGGCCAACGAGATAACCTCCATTCGCTTTGAAACGGCCGATGAAACGAGCAGCAAGGACAAGGCCTTGCAGGAAGCCATTCAGGACGCTCTGCGCAAGGCGGAAGTGATTGCCGGGACGCTTCATAAACGGGTGGCTAACATAACCCTGATCAATGAATCCGGTGTGTTCTATAATCCGGTCATGCTGGAGACCAGAATGTTTAAAGCGGCCAGTGCCGACAGCGGGGCCCCGAACATTCCGGCCGGAAAAGTTACGGTAGGCGCTAATGTTCAGGTAACTGTAGAATTGGAATAAGGGCTAAAAGCCTGGAACGATCAGTCCCTTAAGACAGCATTTGCAAGCTGCGCTTAAGGGACTTTTTTCGCTGCCGGGTCATGCAGCCGCAAGTTAGCGGCACCGTGGGGAATAATAAAAAGAAAAATCGGATTAGCGGTAGGCAAGGGGGGGCAGTGATGAGAATTCTGGTGGTGGAAGATGATGAGGTGCTGCGGGAGGCCGTAGCCGATATTTTACAGGAAGAAGGGTATGAGGTTACCTGTGCGGAGGCCGGCGATGAGGGTCTCTTTGCCGCCCGGCAGGGTATCCACGATCTGCTGGTATTGGATATTATGCTGCCGGAAATCAGTGGTCTGGAGATTGTCCGTACGCTGCGAAGCGAAGGCTGTACCGTTCCTATTTTGCTGTTGACGGCCCGTGACAGCATAGATGACCGTGTCCAGGGGCTGGAAGCCGGTGCCGATGATTATATGGTAAAACCCTTTGCGATGCGGGAATTGCTGGCGCGGCTTAAAGCACTACTGCGCCGGAAGGGCAATTTGATGCCGGAAGACCGTTTGACTTACGGCGGCATCGTGTTAAACAGTGCTCGGCGCGATGCCTGTATTGGCGAAACCTGCCTAGGTTTGGGCAGCAAGGAATATGACATATTGGAGTTTCTTTTGTTAAACAGTGAACAAATTTTAACCAGAGAGCAGGTGTTTGACCGGATTTGGGGGATGAATTGCGATACCGGAATAGGAATTGTCGATATCTATATTCACCATTTGCGGAAAAAACTGGCCCCCTATGGCCAGGACAGGCTGGTTCAGACGATACGCGGTGTTGGTTTCATGCTTAAGGAACCATGAATATGTTTATTCGGACACTTCGCCGGTTGACTATATTTATTTCCCTGGTATTTCTGCTGATTTTCGGTATGTATATATTGGTGCTGTACGGGTACTTTTCTCACCGGTTATTTGATAATATTGATGAAGCGATGCGGATTCATGCCAATTCTTTCCGGCTGGTGGACGGGGAACCTGTCGCTATAGGCCAGCCGATTTTCGATCCGCGG
Encoded here:
- a CDS encoding SIMPL domain-containing protein, whose protein sequence is MLKKMILVLAASLLLAVPAFASEAAKTVVQVSGTSQQEVTPDTARISLVVNSIQDNIEKAKADNVRQMNKVLAALREQGIGSEQIKTDTYQINPLYNYEKDKLPVLKGYQVTQRLEVRTAIEQAGTIVNEVTQAGANEITSIRFETADETSSKDKALQEAIQDALRKAEVIAGTLHKRVANITLINESGVFYNPVMLETRMFKAASADSGAPNIPAGKVTVGANVQVTVELE
- a CDS encoding response regulator transcription factor translates to MRILVVEDDEVLREAVADILQEEGYEVTCAEAGDEGLFAARQGIHDLLVLDIMLPEISGLEIVRTLRSEGCTVPILLLTARDSIDDRVQGLEAGADDYMVKPFAMRELLARLKALLRRKGNLMPEDRLTYGGIVLNSARRDACIGETCLGLGSKEYDILEFLLLNSEQILTREQVFDRIWGMNCDTGIGIVDIYIHHLRKKLAPYGQDRLVQTIRGVGFMLKEP